One Nostoc punctiforme PCC 73102 DNA window includes the following coding sequences:
- a CDS encoding non-ribosomal peptide synthetase: MAVVDKKSNSKNIESIYPLSPMQQGMLFHTLYAPETGVYFQQLVCSLNGQLNISAFEQAWQRVIERHPVLRTLFLWENRNKPLQVVRQIVNLPWTNYDWRSLSSIEQQEELENFLQADRDKGFELNQAPLMRCTLIRVADYTYNFVWSHHHLLLDGWSIPTIIKEIFAFYDAFNEGNNLNLDKPRPYEDYIDWCQKQDISQAKRFWQLQLKGLTATTPLIVDKPLIKNQEQPSSYATQHAQLTEPATIALQAFTRQHQLTLNNLVQGAWAILLSRYSGEVDVIFGATVSGRPPDIVGIESMVGLFINTLPIRVSVPAEIEVLPWLKELQAQQVEREQHSYNQLVEIQSWTEIPKGMPLFESIVVFENYPIDASEQNNGINISNVRSIERTNYPLNLAVIPGRQLSVGISYDSDRFDAATISRMLGHFQILLESLAANPHQHLNELPLLTKTEENQLLSEWNNTQTTYFQEQCIHELFELQVECSPDAIAIVYEDEQLTYQELNNRANQLAHHLRNLGVGAEILVGICVERSIEMLIGILGILKAGGAYVPLDPNYPQERLSFSLEDSQVKVLITQQQLLSKLPAHQAQVLCIDADWEIIAQQSVQNPQIVTTSANLAYIIYTSGSTGKPKGVLINHANVVRLFTATEEWFYFNQQDVWTLFHSFAFDFSVWEIWGALIKGGRLVVVPYWVSRSPADFLKLLDKQKVTVLNQTPSAFRQLIQAEQLIDTPANLALRWVIFGGEALEIQSLKPWFERHGDKYPQLVNMYGITETTVHVTYRPITIADLSSNTGSVIGCPIPDLQVYVLDKAKQLLPIGVPGEMYVGGASLARGYLNRVELTSQVFVANPFSDDPNARLYKTGDLARYLENGDLEYLGRIDNQVKIRGFRIELGEIEAALTQHPQVQASVVIARVDTPGDTCTERSQSKRLVAYLVIHQAQVLTVNDLRQFLDSKLPEYMIPAAFVFLDSLPLTSNGKVDRRALPVPDTARTEEKAFVAPRTPTEKLLTDIWAQVLGLEQVGINDNFFALGGDSIRSIQVQSQSQKQGLSFSLQQLFVHQTISNLVQELQSVEVSRVIIESEKPFSLISETDRQKLPDEVEDAYPLTMLQMGMLFHSELNEDTAVYHNVSSFHLQAHFNLEKFQTAVEQLVARHPILRTSIDLSNFSEPLQLVHRQVPIPLQMKDLSHLSVDEQQQKIDAWFEAEKNRKFDWKQSPLLRFQIHCYSPEEFQFSFTEHHAILDGWSVASMLNELFGNYFSLVNQKAQPLLPSPSSSFRNFVALERQALGSKEHEYYWTEKLKECTITMVPRWYSSQQKAKVRQVGTQDVPLSADLYNGLQKLAQFIGVPLKSVLLAAHVRVLSIISNQVDVLTGLVANGRPEQTDSEQVLGLFLNSLPFRLNLSGGTWVDLIRQVFDAEVELLPFRRYPLGQLQRILGGQPLFEIIFNFVHFHVYQTVIELNNNVELLGLKSVEETNFTLAVNFKLNPGSSELEVGFAYDASELCREQIKAISSYYVKTLDAMVKEPLESYELCSGLSTQEQYQLLEEWNDTQRNYLQDICIHQFFEMQVERTPDAVALVFENQQLTYRELNQQANHLAHYLRTLGVRVDVLVGLCVERSLEMLVGLLGILKAGGAYVPIDPEYPQERISHILSDSQVSLLLTQHRLVARLPEHQATLVVIDESWEQIIQHSQENPISGVKDSDLVNVIYTSGSTGKPKGVMVKHSGLCNLAQAQIDLFDLLPSSRILQFASFSFDASIWEVVMALGSGARLYLGTKESLLPGLELIELLRDYGITHITLPPSALAVLPQAELPALQNIIVAGEACAPDLIKQWSVGRRFFNAYGPTETTVCATVAECGNGERSDKPPIGRPIPNTQAYILDSYLQPVPIGVPGELHIGGAGVAQGYLNRPDLTQEKFIPNPFNNSKFKIQNSKLYKTGDLARYLPDGNIEYLGRIDHQVKIRGFRIELGEIEAILSQHPAILQVTVIAREDTPGDKCLVAYLALNQEPTPTINELRQFLGSKLPEYMIPSAFVFLETLPLTPNGKVDRRALPLPETLRELEVNFVAPRTPIEEILAPIWADVLRVEQIGVYDNFFELGGHSLLATQLVSRIRTTFKIELPLRSLFEAATIANLAEYIQQYQRNSSELLIPPLQPVARNENIPLSFAQQRLWFLNQLDPNSAAYNIPGAVSFQGQLNVAALEQSLSEIIRRHEALRTNFITQAGEAVQIIRPVSSWTMTVIDLQDLPADEREIEIQQLATVAAQQPFDLVNESLIRTTLLAISETENILLFCMHHIVSDGWSMGVFVQEVAELYTAFSQGHLSSLPELAIQYADFAVWQRQWLQGEVKESQINYWREQLAGAPALLELPTDRPRPAVQTFRGTTQSFSLSEELSQALSLLSRQEGVTLFMTLLAAFDTLLHRYTGQTDILVGSAIANRNYSEIEGLIGFFVNTLVFRTDVSGNPSFRQLLERVREVSLEAHTHQDLPFELLVEALQPERDLSHTPLFQVMFVFQNTPTSDIELPGLTLSSLTTESLTAKFDLTLAFENTDQGLVGAWEYNTDLFDTLTIARMIGHFQTLLESIVTNPEQPVSQLPLLTVNEQHQLLNEWNNTQTEYPQNQCIHELFTAQAERNPDLVAAVFGSQQITYQELNSRANQLAHYLRTLGVGTEVLVGIFVERSLEMLVGLLGILKAGGAYVPLDPDYPQERLSLMLADSQVPVLLTQQRLVEKLPEYGQPVVCLDTGWDIINRESTANLHSEVTADKLAYVIYTSGSTGKPKGVAVPHRAVNRLVFNTNYIQLDANDCIAQAANASFDAATFEIWGALLHGARLVGVTHNIALSPQEFAAYIREQEISVLFLTTALFNQLASFVPQAFNTLRYLLFGGEAVDPRWVKEVLQNGAPQHLLHVYGPTESTTFSSWFLIEDVPATATTIPIGQPISNTQIYLLDQNLQPVPIGVPGELYIGGDGLAQGYLNRLELTQEKFIANPFNNSKLYKTGDLGRYLPDGNIEYLARIDNQVKIRGFRIELGEIETALLQHPAIREVVVLAREDISDDACGGLCQRRLVAYIIFELNQTHSISDLRSFLQRQLPNYMIPAAFVFLEQFPLTPNGKIDRRSLPAPDLSAQFAASYVAPRSKIEQAIANIWQEVLQLEKVGIDDNFFDLGGHSLLMVKLTQKLQEFLNQDISLLEMFKYPTISTLAKYLSSEKTDSASDIEKKNNQITDIKAGRNRLKQRLARSSKGANNE, translated from the coding sequence ATGGCAGTTGTTGATAAAAAAAGTAATAGCAAAAACATTGAATCTATTTATCCCCTTTCTCCTATGCAGCAGGGTATGCTTTTTCATACTCTTTATGCCCCAGAGACAGGAGTATATTTTCAACAATTAGTCTGCTCTTTGAATGGACAACTAAATATCTCAGCGTTTGAGCAAGCTTGGCAACGAGTCATAGAACGCCATCCAGTTTTGCGTACCTTGTTTCTTTGGGAAAACCGGAATAAGCCTCTGCAAGTAGTTCGCCAGATAGTAAATTTACCTTGGACTAACTATGACTGGCGATCGCTATCTTCTATCGAACAGCAAGAAGAATTAGAAAATTTCTTACAAGCGGATAGAGACAAAGGTTTTGAACTTAACCAAGCTCCACTAATGCGTTGCACCCTAATTCGGGTAGCAGATTACACCTATAATTTTGTTTGGAGCCATCATCACTTGCTACTCGATGGCTGGTCTATACCAACAATTATTAAAGAAATCTTTGCCTTCTATGATGCCTTTAATGAGGGTAATAATTTAAACCTAGACAAACCTCGTCCCTATGAAGACTACATCGACTGGTGTCAAAAACAGGACATTTCCCAAGCCAAAAGGTTTTGGCAACTACAACTCAAGGGACTGACTGCCACAACTCCTCTAATAGTTGATAAACCACTGATCAAGAATCAAGAGCAGCCTTCAAGCTATGCTACACAACACGCTCAGTTAACAGAGCCAGCAACAATAGCTCTCCAGGCTTTTACACGACAACATCAGTTAACACTGAATAATCTTGTCCAAGGAGCATGGGCCATTTTACTTTCACGTTACAGTGGCGAAGTAGATGTGATTTTTGGCGCTACTGTCTCCGGTCGTCCACCAGATATTGTCGGGATAGAATCGATGGTGGGATTGTTTATCAATACCTTGCCAATCCGGGTTTCTGTACCAGCAGAGATAGAAGTATTGCCTTGGCTCAAAGAATTACAGGCACAGCAAGTAGAGCGTGAGCAACACTCATATAACCAACTAGTAGAAATTCAAAGTTGGACTGAAATACCAAAGGGAATGCCTCTATTTGAGAGCATTGTAGTATTTGAAAATTATCCAATTGATGCTTCTGAACAGAACAACGGCATCAATATTTCTAATGTTCGGAGCATTGAACGCACAAATTATCCTCTAAATTTGGCAGTTATTCCTGGTAGACAATTATCAGTAGGCATCAGCTATGATAGCGATCGCTTTGATGCAGCTACAATCAGCCGGATGCTGGGGCATTTCCAGATATTACTGGAAAGTTTAGCAGCTAACCCCCATCAACACCTAAACGAATTACCTTTACTCACAAAAACCGAAGAAAATCAACTGCTGTCGGAGTGGAACAACACGCAAACTACCTATTTTCAAGAGCAGTGTATCCATGAGTTATTTGAATTGCAAGTAGAGTGTAGCCCAGATGCGATCGCAATTGTCTATGAAGACGAGCAACTCACCTACCAAGAATTAAATAATCGAGCCAATCAACTAGCACACCACTTAAGAAATCTGGGAGTGGGAGCAGAAATATTAGTCGGCATCTGCGTAGAGCGTTCCATAGAAATGCTAATAGGAATCTTAGGAATTCTCAAAGCCGGAGGAGCGTATGTACCCCTTGACCCCAATTATCCCCAAGAACGACTCAGCTTTAGCCTAGAAGATTCCCAAGTCAAAGTACTAATAACCCAACAGCAACTACTATCCAAACTCCCCGCCCATCAAGCACAAGTTTTATGTATTGATGCCGACTGGGAAATTATTGCCCAACAAAGTGTACAAAACCCCCAAATTGTCACCACCTCTGCCAATCTAGCTTACATAATTTACACATCAGGCTCCACAGGAAAACCCAAAGGCGTATTAATTAATCACGCCAATGTCGTGCGACTATTTACTGCCACAGAAGAATGGTTTTACTTCAATCAACAAGATGTATGGACACTATTTCACTCCTTCGCCTTTGACTTTTCAGTCTGGGAAATTTGGGGAGCATTAATCAAAGGCGGGCGATTAGTAGTAGTACCTTACTGGGTGAGTCGTTCCCCCGCAGACTTCTTAAAATTATTAGATAAACAAAAAGTCACAGTCTTAAATCAAACACCCTCCGCCTTTCGCCAATTGATTCAAGCAGAACAACTCATCGACACACCAGCAAACTTAGCTCTAAGATGGGTAATCTTTGGTGGCGAAGCGTTAGAAATACAAAGCTTAAAACCTTGGTTTGAGAGACATGGAGATAAGTATCCGCAGTTGGTGAATATGTACGGAATCACAGAAACTACCGTTCATGTCACCTATCGCCCCATCACTATCGCAGATTTGAGCAGCAATACTGGCAGTGTCATTGGTTGCCCCATCCCTGACTTACAGGTTTATGTCCTGGATAAAGCCAAACAATTATTACCGATAGGTGTTCCTGGAGAAATGTATGTCGGCGGTGCTTCGTTAGCTCGTGGTTATCTCAACCGTGTAGAATTGACATCTCAGGTATTTGTTGCCAATCCCTTCAGTGATGACCCCAATGCCCGTCTGTACAAAACTGGAGACTTAGCCAGATATTTAGAAAATGGCGACTTAGAATATCTGGGACGCATTGATAACCAAGTAAAGATTCGTGGCTTCCGCATCGAATTGGGAGAAATAGAAGCAGCACTCACTCAACATCCCCAAGTGCAAGCAAGCGTAGTTATCGCCAGAGTTGATACCCCAGGAGATACTTGTACTGAGCGAAGTCAAAGTAAACGTTTAGTTGCTTACTTAGTAATCCATCAGGCACAAGTACTCACTGTTAACGACCTGCGGCAATTCCTGGACTCAAAGCTGCCTGAGTATATGATACCTGCGGCTTTTGTCTTCTTGGACAGCCTACCACTAACATCTAACGGTAAAGTAGACCGTCGTGCCTTACCTGTACCTGATACAGCAAGAACAGAAGAAAAAGCTTTTGTTGCGCCACGTACACCCACGGAAAAACTACTAACTGACATTTGGGCGCAAGTTCTCGGACTCGAACAGGTAGGCATTAATGATAACTTCTTTGCTTTAGGTGGAGACTCCATCAGAAGTATACAGGTACAGTCCCAGTCCCAGAAGCAAGGTTTAAGCTTCTCACTACAACAATTGTTTGTGCATCAGACAATTTCTAATCTGGTGCAGGAACTCCAATCTGTAGAAGTTAGTAGAGTCATTATTGAATCAGAAAAACCTTTCAGTCTGATTTCTGAAACAGACCGCCAGAAACTACCTGATGAGGTAGAAGATGCCTATCCCCTAACCATGCTACAAATGGGGATGCTTTTCCACAGCGAACTTAACGAAGATACTGCTGTTTATCACAACGTCAGCAGTTTCCATCTTCAAGCTCATTTTAACCTAGAGAAATTCCAGACTGCTGTAGAGCAGCTTGTGGCTCGTCATCCCATATTGCGGACTTCTATTGATTTAAGCAACTTCAGTGAACCTCTTCAGTTAGTTCATCGACAAGTTCCCATTCCCTTACAAATGAAAGATTTAAGTCATCTCTCTGTTGATGAGCAACAACAGAAAATAGATGCTTGGTTTGAAGCGGAAAAAAATCGTAAGTTTGACTGGAAACAATCACCCTTGTTGCGGTTTCAAATTCATTGCTACAGCCCAGAGGAGTTTCAATTTAGCTTCACTGAACACCATGCTATTCTCGATGGCTGGAGTGTCGCTTCAATGCTGAATGAGTTGTTTGGGAATTATTTCTCTCTTGTAAACCAAAAAGCCCAACCGCTTTTGCCATCCCCCTCAAGTTCCTTCCGCAATTTTGTGGCTTTGGAACGACAAGCTTTAGGCTCGAAGGAGCATGAATACTATTGGACAGAAAAGTTGAAAGAATGCACTATAACTATGGTGCCTCGTTGGTATTCTTCTCAACAAAAAGCCAAAGTCCGGCAAGTTGGCACACAAGATGTGCCTTTATCTGCGGATCTTTACAACGGCTTGCAAAAGCTAGCTCAATTTATAGGTGTTCCCCTCAAAAGTGTGCTATTGGCTGCACATGTGCGAGTTTTAAGTATAATTAGCAACCAAGTTGATGTATTAACAGGTTTAGTCGCCAATGGAAGACCAGAACAGACTGATAGTGAGCAAGTTTTGGGACTCTTCCTCAATAGCTTGCCATTTCGTCTAAACCTGTCTGGAGGCACTTGGGTAGACTTGATAAGACAAGTATTTGATGCAGAGGTGGAGCTGCTACCTTTTCGCCGATATCCTCTAGGGCAATTACAGAGGATTCTGGGTGGTCAACCTTTGTTTGAGATTATCTTTAATTTCGTGCATTTCCATGTATATCAAACAGTCATAGAACTCAATAATAATGTAGAGTTACTAGGATTAAAGTCTGTTGAAGAAACAAACTTTACTTTGGCAGTTAACTTTAAGCTGAATCCCGGCTCGTCTGAATTAGAAGTTGGTTTTGCTTACGATGCCTCTGAGTTGTGTAGAGAACAAATAAAAGCTATTAGTAGCTATTATGTAAAAACCCTGGATGCAATGGTGAAGGAGCCACTGGAAAGCTACGAGTTATGTTCCGGCTTATCTACACAAGAGCAATACCAGCTGCTAGAAGAATGGAATGATACGCAAAGAAACTATCTCCAAGACATCTGCATTCATCAGTTTTTTGAAATGCAGGTGGAACGCACCCCCGATGCAGTGGCATTGGTGTTTGAAAATCAACAACTCACTTACCGAGAACTAAATCAACAAGCGAACCACTTAGCCCATTATTTAAGGACTCTAGGTGTAAGAGTTGATGTGTTAGTTGGTCTGTGTGTCGAACGTTCTTTAGAAATGCTAGTAGGATTATTAGGGATTCTGAAAGCGGGTGGTGCTTATGTACCGATTGACCCGGAGTATCCCCAAGAACGAATATCTCATATCTTGTCAGATTCTCAAGTGTCGCTGCTGCTGACACAACACCGATTAGTTGCAAGATTACCTGAGCATCAAGCCACACTGGTAGTCATTGATGAAAGTTGGGAACAAATTATCCAACACAGCCAAGAAAATCCAATTAGTGGGGTGAAAGACTCGGATTTAGTAAATGTGATTTACACCTCCGGCTCAACAGGCAAACCCAAGGGTGTGATGGTGAAACATTCCGGGTTATGCAACTTAGCTCAAGCCCAGATTGATTTGTTTGATTTACTGCCCTCAAGTCGGATTCTGCAATTTGCTTCTTTTAGCTTTGACGCATCAATTTGGGAAGTGGTGATGGCATTGGGTTCAGGTGCAAGGCTGTATTTAGGAACTAAAGAGTCTCTTTTACCTGGTTTGGAATTAATTGAATTATTACGCGACTATGGGATTACCCACATTACCTTGCCACCATCGGCGTTAGCAGTTCTACCACAAGCAGAACTTCCGGCATTACAGAACATCATTGTGGCGGGTGAAGCTTGCGCTCCTGACTTGATTAAGCAATGGTCAGTTGGGCGACGTTTCTTCAACGCTTATGGACCAACGGAAACTACTGTCTGTGCAACTGTAGCAGAATGTGGCAATGGCGAGCGCTCCGATAAACCCCCTATTGGTCGTCCCATTCCTAATACTCAAGCTTATATCCTTGATAGTTATCTCCAACCTGTGCCGATTGGTGTTCCAGGTGAGTTGCATATCGGTGGTGCTGGTGTAGCTCAAGGCTATCTTAACCGCCCTGATTTGACACAAGAAAAATTCATCCCCAACCCTTTTAATAATTCAAAATTCAAAATTCAAAATTCAAAATTATATAAAACTGGGGATTTAGCGCGTTATTTACCTGATGGGAATATCGAGTATTTAGGACGGATAGATCACCAAGTTAAAATTCGCGGCTTCCGTATTGAGTTGGGAGAGATAGAGGCAATACTGAGCCAACACCCAGCAATATTACAGGTAACAGTAATTGCCCGTGAAGATACTCCAGGTGATAAATGCTTAGTCGCTTACCTTGCACTCAATCAAGAACCAACACCAACAATAAATGAACTCCGGCAATTTCTGGGTTCAAAGTTGCCTGAGTACATGATTCCTTCGGCTTTTGTATTCTTAGAAACTCTCCCATTAACTCCTAATGGCAAAGTAGACCGTCGCGCCTTACCACTGCCAGAAACACTTCGGGAATTAGAAGTTAATTTTGTTGCCCCACGCACACCCATCGAAGAAATATTAGCACCTATTTGGGCTGATGTGCTGCGAGTAGAACAAATAGGTGTTTACGATAACTTTTTTGAATTGGGCGGACATTCGTTATTGGCAACTCAACTTGTTTCCCGAATCAGAACTACCTTTAAAATAGAGTTACCTTTACGTAGTCTATTTGAAGCTGCGACGATCGCCAATTTAGCTGAATATATTCAGCAATATCAACGAAACTCATCAGAATTATTAATACCACCTCTGCAACCTGTAGCTAGAAATGAAAACATCCCCCTTTCATTTGCTCAACAGCGTTTATGGTTCCTCAACCAGTTAGATCCAAATAGTGCTGCATATAACATCCCAGGCGCAGTAAGTTTTCAAGGTCAACTGAATGTTGCAGCGCTAGAACAAAGCCTCAGTGAAATCATCCGTCGTCATGAAGCTTTACGTACCAACTTCATCACTCAAGCAGGGGAGGCGGTGCAAATTATCCGCCCTGTAAGTTCTTGGACAATGACAGTGATAGACTTACAGGATTTGCCAGCAGATGAACGAGAAATTGAAATTCAACAATTGGCAACAGTAGCAGCCCAGCAGCCCTTTGACTTAGTAAATGAATCGTTAATTAGGACTACTTTACTAGCGATATCAGAGACAGAAAACATATTGCTGTTCTGTATGCACCACATTGTCTCTGATGGTTGGTCAATGGGTGTTTTTGTCCAAGAGGTAGCAGAACTTTACACCGCTTTTTCTCAAGGTCATCTCTCATCCTTACCAGAACTCGCTATCCAATACGCTGACTTTGCAGTGTGGCAAAGACAGTGGTTGCAAGGTGAGGTTAAAGAGTCTCAAATTAATTACTGGCGAGAACAACTAGCAGGCGCACCAGCTTTATTAGAACTACCTACTGACCGGCCCAGACCAGCAGTGCAAACCTTTCGAGGGACGACTCAATCTTTCTCACTTTCTGAGGAGTTAAGCCAAGCACTAAGCTTATTAAGTCGGCAAGAAGGTGTCACCCTGTTTATGACATTGTTGGCAGCTTTTGATACCTTACTTCACCGCTATACAGGACAGACAGATATTTTAGTCGGTTCTGCGATCGCCAATCGGAATTACAGTGAAATAGAAGGATTAATCGGTTTCTTCGTTAACACTTTAGTTTTTCGCACAGATGTTTCCGGTAATCCCAGTTTCCGGCAATTATTAGAGCGAGTTCGGGAAGTGTCTCTAGAAGCTCATACTCATCAAGACTTGCCGTTTGAACTGCTAGTAGAGGCATTACAGCCAGAACGAGACTTAAGCCATACACCGCTATTCCAAGTCATGTTTGTGTTTCAGAATACTCCGACATCGGATATAGAATTGCCTGGTTTAACTTTGAGTTCATTAACAACAGAAAGCTTAACAGCCAAGTTTGATTTGACTTTAGCTTTTGAGAACACTGACCAGGGACTAGTAGGAGCGTGGGAATATAACACTGATTTATTTGATACATTGACGATCGCTCGGATGATTGGGCATTTCCAAACTTTACTGGAGAGTATTGTAACAAATCCAGAACAACCAGTTTCCCAACTACCTCTGCTCACAGTGAATGAGCAACACCAGTTATTAAATGAATGGAATAATACTCAAACAGAATATCCGCAAAATCAGTGCATTCATGAGTTGTTTACAGCCCAGGCGGAACGTAACCCGGATCTAGTAGCGGCAGTGTTTGGAAGCCAGCAAATTACTTACCAAGAGTTAAATAGTCGAGCTAATCAATTAGCTCATTACTTGAGAACTTTAGGTGTTGGTACAGAAGTGCTGGTGGGCATTTTTGTCGAACGTTCTTTAGAAATGCTAGTGGGACTGCTGGGGATTCTCAAAGCAGGTGGTGCGTATGTGCCACTTGACCCGGATTATCCCCAAGAACGCTTAAGTTTGATGTTGGCAGATTCACAAGTGCCTGTGCTGCTGACGCAACAGCGATTAGTTGAAAAGCTGCCAGAATACGGTCAGCCAGTGGTGTGTTTAGATACTGGTTGGGATATTATTAACCGAGAAAGTACGGCAAATCTGCATAGCGAAGTTACAGCTGACAAACTAGCTTATGTTATCTATACTTCCGGTTCTACAGGCAAACCCAAAGGGGTAGCTGTTCCCCATCGGGCAGTTAATCGCCTAGTGTTTAACACCAACTATATACAGTTAGATGCTAACGATTGTATTGCCCAAGCTGCAAATGCGTCTTTCGATGCTGCTACCTTTGAAATATGGGGCGCACTCTTGCATGGTGCAAGGCTAGTAGGTGTGACGCACAATATAGCCCTCTCACCCCAAGAATTTGCTGCATATATCCGTGAACAGGAAATTAGTGTTTTATTCCTAACCACAGCCTTATTTAATCAGTTAGCTAGTTTTGTACCCCAGGCATTTAACACCCTGCGATATCTCTTATTTGGTGGCGAGGCTGTTGATCCCAGATGGGTAAAAGAGGTATTGCAAAATGGTGCGCCACAGCATTTACTGCATGTTTATGGCCCGACAGAAAGCACCACTTTTTCTTCTTGGTTTTTAATCGAAGATGTACCTGCAACAGCTACAACTATCCCTATTGGTCAGCCAATTTCTAATACTCAAATCTATTTATTAGATCAAAACTTACAGCCAGTACCTATTGGTGTTCCTGGTGAATTATATATAGGTGGTGATGGATTAGCACAAGGTTATCTCAATCGCTTAGAGTTGACACAAGAGAAATTTATTGCCAATCCCTTTAACAATTCAAAGTTGTATAAAACTGGCGATTTAGGGCGTTATTTACCTGATGGAAATATCGAATATTTAGCACGGATTGATAATCAAGTCAAAATTCGGGGCTTCCGCATTGAGTTGGGAGAAATAGAAACTGCACTGTTACAGCATCCTGCCATTCGAGAAGTAGTAGTGTTGGCGAGAGAGGATATAAGCGATGATGCCTGCGGTGGGCTTTGCCAACGCCGTTTGGTAGCTTATATAATATTTGAACTAAATCAGACACATAGTATTAGTGATTTACGCAGTTTCTTGCAGAGACAGTTACCTAATTACATGATTCCTGCGGCCTTTGTGTTCTTAGAGCAATTTCCTCTGACACCAAATGGCAAAATAGACCGTCGCTCCTTACCTGCACCTGATTTATCAGCGCAATTTGCTGCCAGTTATGTAGCGCCACGAAGCAAAATTGAACAAGCGATCGCTAACATTTGGCAAGAGGTGTTGCAATTAGAAAAAGTAGGGATAGATGACAATTTTTTTGACCTTGGTGGTCACTCCTTACTGATGGTGAAGCTAACTCAAAAGTTGCAGGAGTTTCTCAACCAAGATATTTCCTTACTGGAAATGTTTAAATATCCCACTATTTCAACTCTTGCCAAATATTTAAGTTCCGAAAAAACTGACTCTGCATCCGATATAGAGAAAAAAAATAATCAAATTACAGATATCAAAGCCGGGAGAAACCGTCTCAAACAACGGTTAGCACGTTCATCAAAGGGGGCAAACAATGAGTAG